The following are encoded together in the Drosophila biarmipes strain raj3 chromosome 3L, RU_DBia_V1.1, whole genome shotgun sequence genome:
- the LOC108028457 gene encoding epsin-1 isoform X3, translated as MQVNVAGLRRNIKNLAHNYSDAQVKVREATSNDPWGPSAAIMGEIAELTYNVVAFSEIMQMIWKRLNDHGKNWRHVYKALILLEYLIKTGTEKVAQQCKENIFAIQTLREFVYFEEGKDQGTHVREKAKQLVNLLKDDERLKNERVKALKAKERFAQHPSGFGSDGYIDGPSQRDLPPGWQEEPPKSVSELEMVRPQTAGEEELQLQLAMAMSREEAEQEEAKRRSDDVRLQLALSQSEQDFKDPNGRPIPAPKKEEPQSHLLDLLDISLGATSISSPPLGAAGGAPAAVVDPWATPGPRAPSQLSDPWSGTSSPQVDPWNPSAAPRTIMGAGVPMSSAPLGAAAANDAWGARTQSPSVASGSSNEGWLQTNGNANQNGRGATPAGAPAEGWLIKSTAVGALGAAPVSHAANNGSSSADPWLAEPAASAAGGAAAPGLADPWAAGGAPQGAGALDDPWKALGTGAIKKQSPEFDEFDLITNRNKSELSNSNASNNNNASLLDDMDPLSANYGNGAINSSVHPSTGATAKKPLKDAHSFLGENSALVNLDNLIKPIAPQTQAGNQPAYNPFSDTVMPPKTNLFQQQQPAVPSINQLKQQAPFSVSMNQDPWAPVMGGVSATSQPKLPPPVRPTSLNLGPPCVGEFQLLSAFSNPIIPSANILQPQQNSQVYNSAYQSSSSTNIPSCSTSNSTPYSSYASPSPGIDGIRNMDIFSERPYYNSPTAPADETYMYNGTNNNNINSNYGTPRLYSSYAASYSSALSDSLAETPGVSVAPMGFVAEPVLSFGPSSSAANNCKLEQNNNMPWVKPEAATNPFLS; from the exons ATGCAGGTCAATGTCGCCGGTCTGCGCAGAAACATCAAGAACCTTGCGCACAACTACTCCGATGCCCAG GTTAAAGTGCGCGAGGCCACCTCGAATGACCCGTGGGGTCCTTCGGCCGCCATCATGGGCGAGATAGCGGAGCTCACCTACAATGTGGTGGCCTTCTCCGAAATCATGCAAATGATCTGGAAGCGCCTTAACGACCACGGCAAGAACTGGCGCCACGTGTACAAGGCACTCATCCTGCTGGAGTACCTGATCAAGACCGGCACGGAAAAGGTGGCGCAGCAGTGCAAGGAGAACATCTTCGCCATCCAGACCCTGCGTGAATTCGTCTACTTCGAGGAGGGCAAGGATCAGGGCACCCATGTTCGCGAGAAGGCCAAGCAGCTGGTTAATCTCTTGAAGGACGACGAGCGCCTAAAGAACGAGCGCGTGAAGGCGCTGAAGGCCAAGGAGAGATTTGCCCAGCACCCGAGTGGTTTCGGCAGCGATGGGTACATTGATGGACCGTCGCAGAGGGATCTACCACCGGGCTGGCAAGAGGAGCCGCCCAAGTCTGTATCCGAGCTGGAGATGGTTCGACCCCAGACGGCCGGCGAGGAAGAGCTTCAGCTCCAGCTCGCCATGGCAATGTCGCGCGAGGAGGCGGAACAGGAGGAGGCTAAGCGGCGCAGCGATGATGTTCGTCTGCAACTTGCCCTCAGTCAGAGTGAGCAGGATTTCAA GGATCCAAATGGACGACCTATTCCCGCGCCCAAGAAGGAGGAACCCCAGAGTCATTTGCTTGATCTGCTGGACATTTCGCTAGGCGCCACGAGCATCTCGAGTCCACCGTTGGGCGCTGCAGGCGGCGCTCCAGCGGCTGTGGTCGATCCCTGGGCCACTCCTGGTCCCCGAGCTCCCAGTCAACTGTCCGATCCCTGGTCGGGTACCTCCTCGCCCCAAGTAGACCCCTGGAATCCCTCAGCTGCCCCTCGCACCATTATGGGAGCCGGAGTGCCGATGAGTTCGGCACCATtgggagcagcagctgcaaaCGATGCCTGGGGAGCTCGCACCCAGTCGCCGTCGGTGGCCTCGGGCTCCTCCAATGAGGGCTGGCTGCAGACCAATGGCAACGCCAACCAGAACGGACGTGGAGCTACTCCGGCGGGAGCTCCTGCTGAAGGCTGGTTGATTAAATCAACTGCTGTCGGAGCTTTGGGAGCTGCGCCCGTTAGTCATGCGGCAAACAATGGCAGCTCATCTGCGGATCCTTGGCTGGCTGAGCCAGCAGCTTCGgcggcaggaggagcagcagctcccGGCTTGGCGGATCCCTGGGCGGCAGGGGGAGCACCCCAGGGTGCGGGTGCACTGGATGATCCCTGGAAAGCCCTCGGAACAGGCGCCATCAAG AAACAATCCCCCGAGTTTGATGAGTTTGACTTAATTACTAACCGGAACAAGAGTGAGCTAAGCAATTCCAACGCctccaacaacaacaatg CTTCTCTGCTCGACGACATGGATCCGCTATCGGCGAACTACGGAAATGGAGCAATAAACAGCAGTGTGCATCCGTCGACAGGCGCCACGGCCAAGAAACCACTAAAAGATGCCCATTCCTTCCTCGGCGAGAACTCGGCGCTGGTTAACCTGGACAATCTGATCAAACCGATCGCGCCACAGACGCAAGCGGGTAATCAGCCGGCATACAATCCCTTCAGTGATACCGTGATGCCGCCCAAGACGAATCTattccagcagcagcagccagcc GTACCGTCCATCAATCAGCTGAAACAGCAGGCTCCCTTCTCAGTCAGCATGAACCAGGATCCCTGGGCGCCCGTAATGGGTGGCGTTAGTGCGACTTCACAG CCAAAACTTCCGCCTCCCGTGCGTCCCACTAGCCTCAACTTGGGGCCTCCGTGCGTGGGTGAATTTCAGCTCTTGAGTGCGTTTAGTAATCCCATCATTCCCTCCGCCAACATCCTCCAGCCACAGCAGAATTCGCAGGTCTACAACTCTGCGTACCAGAGCAGTAGCAGCACCAATATCCCTAGTTGctccaccagcaacagcaCTCCATACAGCAGCTATGCAAGTCCGAGTCCTGGCATCGATGGCATCCGCAACATGGATATATTCAGCGAGCGGCCATACTATAACAGTCCCACAGCACCTGCTGACGAAACGTATATGTACAATGGCaccaataataacaatatcaACAGCAACTATGGTACTCCCAGGCTGTACTCAAGCTATGCTGCCAGCTATAGCAGCGCCCTATCCGATTCGCTGGCCGAAACCCCGGGAGTTAGTGTGGCTCCCATGGGCTTTGTGGCCGAGCCCGTTCTGAGTTTCGGTCCCTCGTCCTCGGCGGCCAACAACTGCAAGCTGGAA CAAAATAACAACATGCCGTGGGTCAAACCGGAAGCAGCAACAAATCCGTTTTTGTCGTAA